From a region of the Babesia bovis T2Bo chromosome 1, whole genome shotgun sequence genome:
- a CDS encoding putative integral membrane protein, translated as MVITKWRPFTALVALNLSWLFIITGFLKEASTFNVFDRLAVDDAAKLPTLGYQRYECGTWTPWNHCDHTGYQFRCKLCICKINEPQPISHPPTHLPPTFQDHWIMMAEQIRSAKQGEVKTVVWDRRQCGGNTPGSYNLPSRGTPINSVPLGESQEQMMLSNAPQSPNSPPGNPTPVFSNVMRLAAAHDSPQVMLAQNELTRIINSSRQRDTEMNAIVENLQKMYLQASTNMRNARTRDEMNRSRLAQYDAEFAYNKAAKELGRNRVKWQLMIDQASCKVDLATAEFKLTNAKKIAEQKNNEKSIEVGKLRLASVAKDRKLGMARTPQERVVASKEKFFATEGYDKAATMFGAQKKRFELDIARKNAIVDLEVAILSLNNTRLEYLLIDQQTVMDIEIKEEKIKHKTIEQRKRMTADMQRSLINEMNTLQAEVKDMQAKLRWKRFKDEVHISVLTWAVEWRRAIMLLENKRYNNLVRDQRLVAPIEDKETYLKRLKFEISLEQYPAILARLEGDVKSLTAEIATMYVKLNKDRMFAEYDISKALSHARWIKSIMDREKYKYDHLLEYETIVSQTDLARVALDRVKANKPNDNDRKGLERWIVGLHRSEDALRHRIDTLDNRRKLASQGYKNAEALTSLNKIYHLKASMQVEYDKRNTELDTAMNAVRQEIQKLKHDLSNGNRHESKEQIEAVLQIKEAKQQKLKQISQMLNEFEQVDNQLLNAHVLWLDRVVKLEAEKYVQLAETQKVKSHINNFKVQLERLKASAPNAANAATWGTYRNQVDHLEDEIKNKQNELNRLEALYENTTKQMTDAIKNAKDIYDELKNRRIEMSNSRKDEEAYEKVPPLSMVTEEVSIDPTDIPEVETHDVGTDEIKTEEVEGDDMNKDNHNNQNDYTAETNAKITTSDPIEDTTTTKYHTEKNNGTTQNINESKTPPTADAPVSTATRDSSNQPSTTDIEESTNNSRPHHDLPPTAPSEAAKPDTTENRNGATPSSVIPEEDTDDSEEEGSDDESHYYEETDTPVSTATRGSSNQPSTTDIEESTNNSRPHHDLPPTAPSEAAKPDTTENRNGATPSSVIPEEDTDDSEEEGSDDESHYYEETDTPVSTATRDSSNQPSTTDIEESTNNSRPHHDLPPTAPSEAAKPDTTENRNGATPSSVIPEEDTDDSEEEGSDDESHYYEETDTPVSTATRGSSNQPSTTDIEESTNNSRPHHDLPPTAPSEAAKPDTTENRNGATPSSVIPEEDTDDSEEEGSDDESHYYEETDTPVSTATRDSSNQPSTTDIEESTNNSRPHHDLPPTAPSEAAKPDTTENRNGATPSSVIPEEDTDDSEEEGSDDESHYYEETDTPVSDADSYKPTNETLAPTKIHSSRVAVDHDANQGDYCPHEDPYASDFDFDDSDDTPFDCSTSVEGSSINPLNGHIGSANVDHVPDAHEENSYGHGKSGSDVITPETESVLNKDEMELSSDDSQLTSDPTDASSNTNHEEDNNKSAINTLANIKPHDERHGMSPSDTSLPYYDLDDENDDDDEDVDYSALHPQSDDDNKIIEDENDKEAFHVEPNTNLSTSTNGVSNLGNKAVASQLSTPKVSDSPSEKNVNKDEDSTRRKVSTGFKVAGGVIGFLVLTAIGAATYLKKKKPVHTDEEVSFDAYDDTDFDRTTRVDTVVTLSDNVWE; from the exons ATGGTGATCACCAAATGGCGACCATTCACCGCTCTCGTAGCGTTGAATCTAAGCTGGCTGTTCATCATCACAG GATTTTTAAAAGAGGCATCTACATTCAATGTATTCGATAGATTAGCCGTAGATGATGCTGCAAAATTGCCTACGCTTGGATATCAACGTTATGAATGTGGAACTTGGACACCATGGAATCATTGTGATCATACAGGATATCAATTCCGATGCAAACTATGCATATGTAAGATTAATGAACCGCAACCAATATCACATCCACCAACCCATTTACCACCAACATTCCAAGATCATTGGATCATGATGGCCGAACAAATACGATCAGCAAAACAAGGTGAAGTAAAAACCGTAGTATGGGACCGAAGGCAATGTGGAGGAAATACTCCAGGGAGTTATAATTTACCCAGTCGTGGGACACCAATCAATAGCGTTCCGTTAGGGGAAAGTCAAGAACAAATGATGTTGAGCAATGCACCACAGAGTCCTAATAGTCCTCCTGGTAATCCTACTCCTGTATTCAGTAACGTAATGAGATTGGCAGCTGCCCATGATTCTCCACAAGTTATGTTAGCACAAAATGAACTTACAAGAATTATCAACTCATCGCGTCAAAGAGATACCGAAATGAATGCCATAGTTGAAAATTTGCAAAAAATGTATCTACAAGCTAGTACCAATATGCGGAACGCACGTACCAGAGATGAAATGAATAGGAGTAGATTGGCGCAATATGACGCAGAATTTGCATATAATAAAGCGGCTAAAGAACTGGGGAGGAATAGAGTAAAATGGCAATTGATGATTGATCAAGCATCCTGTAAAGTGGATTTGGCTACCGCAGAGTTTAAATTAACAAACGCAAAGAAGATTGCCGAACAGAAGAATAATGAAAAATCAATTGAAGTAGGAAAATTACGACTAGCGTCAGTGGCCAAAGATCGAAAATTGGGGATGGCTCGAACACCTCAAGAAAGAGTAGTTGCATCTAAAGAAAAATTTTTTGCAACGGAAGGATACGATAAAGCAGCTACCATGTTCGGAGCTCAGAAAAAGCGCTTTGAGCTTGATATAGCAAGAAAGAATGCAATTGTGGATTTAGAAGTTGCGATATTATCTTTAAATAACACGCGATTAGAATATCTTCTAATTGACCAGCAGACTGTTATGGATATTGAAATCAAGGAGGAGAAAATTAAGCATAAAACTATTGAGCAAAGAAAGCGAATGACCGCTGATATGCAACGAAGCCTTATAAATGAGATGAATACACTACAAGCAGAGGTAAAAGATATGCAAGCCAAACTACGGTGGAAAAGGTTTAAAGATGAAGTCCACATTTCTGTTCTAACGTGGGCTGTTGAATGGCGTAGGGCTATTATGTTACTGGAAAATAAGCGTTATAACAATCTGGTTCGTGATCAAAGGCTGGTAGCGCCCATCGAAGATAAAGAAACCTATTTGAAAAGGTTGAAATTTGAAATTAGTTTAGAACAATACCCAGCTATCTTAGCCAGATTGGAAGGGGACGTCAAATCCCTTACCGCTGAAATAGCAACCATGTACGTTAAATTAAACAAGGACAGAATGTTTGCGGAATATGATATTTCAAAGGCATTGTCACATGCTCGATGGATTAAGTCAATTATGGATAGAGAAAAGTATAAGTATGACCATTTATTAGAATATGAAACTATAGTTTCCCAAACTGATCTAGCTCGCGTAGCTCTTGATAGGGTAAAAGCCAATAAACCTAACGATAATGATAGAAAAGGTTTGGAACGATGGATTGTAGGTCTGCATCGTAGCGAAGACGCGTTGAGGCACCGAATTGATACACTGGATAATAGGCGTAAATTAGCATCACAAGGCTACAAAAATGCAGAAGCTCTCACTTCACTGAATAAGATTTACCATCTGAAAGCATCGATGCAAGTGGAATACGATAAACGCAATACAGAATTGGATACAGCAATGAATGCCGTAAGGCAAGAAATACAAAAGCTAAAACATGATCTTTCCAATGGAAATCGACACGAATCCAAAGAACAAATTGAAGCTGTGTTGCAAATAAAAGAAGCGAAGCAACAAAAGTTGAAGCAAATATCACAAATGTTAAATGAATTTGAACAAGTTGATAACCAATTGTTAAATGCGCATGTATTGTGGCTCGACCGAGTAGTGAAATTAGAAGCAGAAAAATATGTACAACTTGCAGAAACACAAAAAGTCAAAAGCCATATTAACAATTTTAAGGTACAACTCGAACGTCTGAAAGCTTCAGCCCCCAATGCGGCAAACGCGGCTACTTGGGGTACGTATAGAAATCAGGTAGATCATCTGGAAGATGAAATAAAGAATAAGCAAAATGAATTGAACAGGCTAGAAGCACTATACGAAAATACGACAAAACAAATGACGGATGCAATAAAGAATGcaaaagatatatatgatgagTTGAAAAACAGGAGAATTGAAATGAGTAATTCTAGAAAAGATGAGGAAGCCTATGAAAAAGTACCCCCTCTTTCCATGGTAACGGAAGAAGTATCCATCGATCCTACTGATATTCCGGAAGTTGAAACCCATGACGTTGGAACTGATGAAATTAAAACTGAGGAAGTTGAAGGGGACGACATGAACAAAGACAATCATAACAATCAAAATGACTATACTGCCGAAACAAACGCGAAGATCACAACATCAGACCCAATTGAAGATACAACGACAACTAAATATCACACAGAAAAAAATAATGGAACTACACAAAATATCAATGAAAGTAAAACGCCACCAACAGCTGATGCACCAGTGTCAACAGCAACTAGAGATTCTTCCAACCAACCTAGTACAACCGATATTGAGGAGTCTACCAATAATTCGAGACCCCATCATGATCTACCACCAACAGCTCCTTCGGAAGCAGCCAAACCCGATACTACTGAAAACCGTAATGGGGCAACCCCATCTTCAGTAATCCCAGAAGAGGACACTGACGATTCAGAGGAGGAAGGATCAGATGATGAATCCCATTATTATGAAGAGACTGATACACCAGTGTCAACAGCAACTAGAGGTTCTTCCAACCAACCTAGTACAACCGATATTGAGGAGTCTACCAATAATTCGAGACCCCATCATGATCTACCACCAACAGCTCCTTCGGAAGCAGCCAAACCCGATACTACTGAAAACCGTAATGGGGCAACCCCATCTTCAGTAATCCCAGAAGAGGACACTGACGATTCAGAGGAGGAAGGATCAGATGATGAATCCCATTATTATGAAGAGACTGATACACCAGTGTCAACAGCAACTAGAGATTCTTCCAACCAACCTAGTACAACCGATATTGAGGAGTCTACCAATAATTCGAGACCCCATCATGATCTACCACCAACAGCTCCTTCGGAAGCAGCCAAACCCGATACTACTGAAAACCGTAATGGGGCAACCCCATCTTCAGTAATCCCAGAAGAGGACACTGACGATTCAGAGGAGGAAGGATCAGATGATGAATCCCATTATTATGAAGAGACTGATACACCAGTGTCAACAGCAACTAGAGGTTCTTCCAACCAACCTAGTACAACCGATATTGAGGAGTCTACCAATAATTCGAGACCCCATCATGATCTACCACCAACAGCTCCTTCGGAAGCAGCCAAACCCGATACTACTGAAAACCGTAATGGGGCAACCCCATCTTCAGTAATCCCAGAAGAGGACACTGACGATTCAGAGGAGGAAGGATCAGATGATGAATCCCATTATTATGAAGAGACTGATACACCAGTGTCAACAGCAACTAGAGATTCTTCCAACCAACCTAGTACAACCGATATTGAGGAGTCTACCAATAATTCGAGACCCCATCATGATCTACCACCAACAGCTCCTTCGGAAGCAGCCAAACCCGATACTACTGAAAACCGTAATGGGGCAACCCCATCTTCAGTAATCCCAGAAGAGGACACTGACGATTCAGAGGAGGAAGGATCAGATGATGAATCCCATTATTATGAAGAGACTGATACACCAGTGTCAGATGCTGATTCTTACAAACCTACAAATGAAACGTTAGCGCCGACGAAAATTCATTCTTCTAGGGTTGCCGTTGATCATGATGCCAATCAAGGTGATTATTGTCCTCATGAAGATCCATATGCTTCTGATTTTGACTTTGATGATTCGGATGATACTCCATTTGACTGTTCTACGTCGGTGGAAGGTAGTTCGATAAATCCTTTAAATGGGCACATTGGTTCAGCAAACGTAGATCACGTACCTGATGCCCACGAAGAAAATTCATATGGGCACGGGAAATCAGGTTCAGATGTTATTACGCCCGAAACAGAATCTGTATTAAATAAAGATGAAATGGAATTATCGAGTGATGATTCTCAGTTAACATCGGATCCGACAGACGCCAGTTCAAATACAAACCATGAAGAGGATAACAATAAGAGTGCAATCAATACATTAGCGAATATAAAACCACACGATGAAAGGCATGGTATGTCCCCTTCTGATACTTCGTTGCCATATTATGACCTGGATGACGAAAAtgacgatgatgatgaagatgtaGATTACTCAGCATTGCATCCACAATCTGATGACGATAACAAAATAATCGAggatgaaaatgataaagAGGCATTCCATGTTGAACCAAATACTAATCTGTCCACATCTACGAACGGTGTTTCCAATCTAGGAAATAAAGCAGTAGCTTCCCAGTTAAGCACGCCTAAAGTGTCTGATTCCCCATCTGAAAAGAATGTTAATAAGGATGAGGATTCGACGAGGCGTAAGGTATCCACTGGCTTTAAAGTAGCCGGAGGAGTGATTGGCTTCCTCGTATTAACTGCTATAGGTGCAGCAACATACCTTAAGAA GAAAAAACCAGTTCATACAGACGAAGAGGTATCTTTTGATGCGTACGATGATACTGACTTTGATCGTACAACTCGAGTAGATACCGTAGTCACCCTTTCTGATAACGTTTGGGAATAA
- a CDS encoding putative integral membrane protein yields the protein MRIVSTLGFFVFVDLLIGLILLSSYDKYCDVALNLWLAIGLIFSFPSSFVAHHIKKAHGHKSGVIAEVVLLTSSFFWMAVGTVNISMSTTCQFTNPVVWWTAFVSVTLFWCTVVGFIVTLILITIIGMLMNEGRNPEL from the exons ATGAGGATTGTCTCTACCTTAGGCTTCTTTGTATTTGTCGACCTACTTATTGGCCTAATATTACTATCAAGCTATGATAAATACTGCGATGTTGCATTAA ATTTGTGGCTGGCGATAGGTCTGATATTC AGCTTTCCGTCCTCCTTCGTGGCACATCACATCAAAAAAGCCCATGGACATAAATCAGGG GTTATCGCAGAAGTAGTACTACTGACTTCAAGCTTTTTTTGGATGGCCGTAGGCACAGTCAAT ATTTCAATGTCTACTACATGCCAATTCACCAATCCCGTTGTATGGTGGACAGCATTCGTCTCAGTCACGTTGTTCTG GTGCACTGTAGTAGGGTTCATCGTTACCTTGATATTGATTACGATA ATAGGAATGTTGATGAACGAAGGCAGGAATCCGGAATTATGA
- a CDS encoding glycerol kinase FGGY of carbohydrate kinases N-terminal domain family protein → MNNENKSQTMKVIVAIDQGTQSTRCIFYNEKMQVLVTSSKTHKQHYPQSGWCEHDPLEIIENVYGTMNDALEQMRSKWESFEIVSVGITNQRETIVAWDAATDKPLHNAIVWLDIRAEAEVAEFIEKYGSPTHFIEKTGLVINPYFSAFKLAWMSKNLPWFKEAVENETIRFGTMDSWIIYNLTGNYVTDITNASRTFLMDIDKCIWSTEMLRVFGLNSKVLPEILPNCAEFGLINNTHVSGFKGVRITASIGDQQSACVGHGLLDQGTAKLTLGTGGFILINTGKDKVKSFDGLLSTPCYKTGNDSDTIYALEGSIAIAGAGITWLQDMGIIKHPAEVSDLLKECKCSEGVVFVPAFSGLFAPRWRSDARGSILGMTQRTKRMHIVRAFCESIGFQLREIILSFIKDMNIEKVPYICVDGGVSKNSELLQVISDITNTPLESPEMVEATCAGAAMLAGLQAKVWGSLEEVRQLTTKQRKRWDPQMSDPQRNNAVNYWNLGVNRSLSWQLSM, encoded by the exons ATGAATAATGAAAATAAGTCGCAAACCATGAAGGTAATTGTGGCAATCGATCAAGGGACGCAGTCCACTCGATGCATTTTCTACAATGAAAAAATGCAAGTTTTAGTAACATCATCTAAGACTCACAAGCAACACTATCCTCAATCAGG ATGGTGTGAACATGATCCTTTGGAAATCATAGAAAATGTATATGGCACCATGAATGATGCCTTGGAACAAATGAGATCCAAG TGGGAAAGCTTTGAAATCGTAAGCGTAGGCATAACTAATCAAAGGGAGACCATAGTGGCGTGGGATGCGGCAACAGATAAGCCTTTGCACAACGCAatag TGTGGCTAGACATTCGTGCCGAAGCAGAAGTGGCAGAATTTATTGAAAAATATGGATCTCCCACGCACTTCATTGAAAAGACTGGATTAGTGATAAATCCCTATTTTTCTG CATTCAAATTGGCATGGATGTCAAAAAATCTTCCATGGTTCAAAGAAGCTGTGGAAAATGAAACAATCCGTTTTGGAACAATGGATTCCTGGATCATCTAT AACCTAACAGGAAACTATGTAACAGATATTACCAATGCATCAAGGACATTCTTAATGGATATAGATAAGTGTATATGGAGCACCGAAATGCTGCG tGTGTTTGGTTTAAATTCCAAAGTGCTACCTGAAATACTACCAAATTGTGCCGAATTCGGGCTTATCAACAATACTCATGTTTCCGGATTCAAGGGCGTCAGAATCACCGCGTCCATTGGTGATCAACAGTCAGCATGTGTTGGACATGGGTTGTTAGATCAAGGCACAGCTAAACTTACGTTGGGAACTGGAGGTTTTATATTGATCAACACGG GTAAAGATAAGGTTAAATCTTTCGATGGATTACTGTCGACACCGTGTTACAAAACGGGAAATGACTCAGACACCATTTATGCATTAGAG GGATCCATTGCCATCGCCGGAGCTGGAATAACGTGGTTACAAGATATGGGAATTATAAAACATCCAGCTGAAGTATCA GATCTATTAAAGGAATGCAAGTGCTCTGAAGGAGTCGTGTTTGTCCCAGCCTTTTCTGGTTTATTCGCTCCTAGATGGAGAAGCGATGCAAGAGGCTCCATACTAGGAATGACACAACGTACAAAACGAATGCATATAGTGAGAGCTTTCTGTGAAAGTATAGGATTCCAATTACGTGAAATAATCTTATCATTCATAAAGGATATGAATATAGAGAAAGTCCCATATATTTGTGTTGACGGTGGAGTATCTAAGAACTCTGAATTGTTGCAAGTCATATCGGATATAACGAATACACCATTGG AATCACCTGAAATGGTAGAAGCAACCTGTGCAGGAGCCGCAATGTTAGCTGGGCTTCAAGCAAAGGTCTGGGGAAGTTTGGAAGAGGTTCGACAATTGACAACTAAACAGCGCAAAAGATGGGACCCCCAAATGTCCGATCCTCAAAGAAACAATGCAGTAAATTATTGGAATCTTGGAGTAAATCGTTCTCTTTCCTGGCAATTATCAATGTGA
- a CDS encoding cAMP-dependent protein kinase catalytic subunit produces the protein MGVTYSITNGIDTGMGAYENKNHVNKETSYSVVQSTRRLPQPQTAPRISRFMARCNNIAKHMICTNDSMASDVRYKAWTESDTISDGTMEIIPSLPEKLDISNFDIGPIVGTGSYATVCIATLNTGPKSQRATFALKILHKTKVIAERQVMHLRNERHILSTVRHPFIVNYVKSFQDDINVYILLEYVSGGELFSYIYKYGALGHTVARFYTAQAILAIDFLHFKGIVYRDLKPENMLLDQDGHIRLVDFGFAKEVKHKTYTVCGTHDYLAPEIFLRCGHGIEADWWSLGVLVYEILTGVPPFHASDPSATYDLALANHIRFPLSVRVEVKDFIRRLLVVNPRKRLGGSNSSELYSHRFFAGMDWMKLLSKQLKPPIVPRVSGLSDTTNYMQYPDDWRAHDARITRSQQDEYFSDF, from the coding sequence ATGGGCGTCACGTATTCCATTACCAATGGCATCGATACAGGCATGGGCGCTTATGAAAACAAAAATCATGTAAACAAGGAGACATCTTACAGCGTTGTCCAATCAACAAGAAGGTTACCTCAACCACAGACTGCTCCGAGGATTTCGAGGTTTATGGCTCGGTGCaacaatatcgcaaagcACATGATTTGTACAAACGATTCTATGGCCTCAGATGTACGTTATAAGGCATGGACAGAATCAGATACAATAAGCGACGGTACTATGGAAATAATACCATCGCTACCTGAGAAACTGGACATTTCAAATTTTGATATAGGACCAATAGTAGGAACTGGGTCATATGCTACAGTGTGCATTGCGACTCTCAATACTGGTCCGAAGTCTCAGCGTGCAACCTTCGCACTAAAGATTTTGCATAAAACAAAAGTCATCGCTGAACGACAGGTAATGCATCTACGTAATGAGAGACACATTTTGTCAACCGTCAGACATCCTTTCATAGTAAATTATGTGAAGAGTTTTCAAGACGATAtaaatgtctatatattgttAGAATATGTTTCTGGAGGAGAATTATTCagttacatatataaatatggaGCCCTAGGGCACACCGTTGCTCGATTCTATACTGCACAAGCGATATTAGCTATTGATTTTTTACACTTCAAGGGTATAGTGTATCGTGATTTAAAGCCTGAAAATATGCTACTTGATCAGGACGGCCATATACGTCTAGTTGACTTTGGATTTGCCAAGGAGGTAAAGCACAAAACATACACGGTATGTGGTACTCATGACTATCTTGCTCCTGAAATATTCCTACGTTGTGGACACGGTATAGAAGCAGATTGGTGGTCACTAGGTGTATTAGTATACGAAATTTTGACGGGTGTTCCTCCATTTCATGCTTCCGACCCTAGTGCAACTTATGACTTAGCGTTGGCGAACCACATTCGGTTTCCGCTGTCTGTGAGGGTTGAGGTCAAGGACTTCATACGTCGTTTGCTAGTGGTGAACCCGCGAAAGCGTCTTGGTGGTAGTAACAGCTCCGAGCTGTACTCCCACAGGTTCTTCGCGGGTATGGATTGGATGAAATTGCTCAGTAAGCAGTTGAAGCCTCCTATAGTACCACGTGTATCTGGTTTATCAGACACTACTAACTATATGCAGTATCCAGATGACTGGCGTGCGCATGATGCGCGTATAACGAGGTCACAACAAGATGAATACTTTAGCGACTTTTAG
- a CDS encoding Inner membrane complex family protein, which translates to MDTPDSLDISRRDSTSEVIPQDMNKDRTEEKPEKSQNSFYECPTAACSIASVNALQEPDNPSTPDLNNEYSLEGFEDDRVDVSQVSSTTTFYNSQRISGLSSEGDSVSYSTLQRAQGGYFAGSPTTLLQGAPVESERPRSFINRPLLSGSAPLDQQPPVLRMLMASPSSTPKVSIGGRLLNAESTVFTMDADSSVSRTMEPTVTQLPATRHSEISPVNRPNSSVSPAVKDYSRAIECGNSSETSFVHEGYDTIQIPRYRPVEVIDKVVEVPVVHHVDTYVPKKEIQEIESIVKKPYIKYVDKIVEVPEIHYTDKIVEVPEYHEVTKTVTKVEVQERVKYMPKVEVKVVPKYVEVPVVKIVDRYEEYEEVEEIVKEVEKIEIVEVPREVVKHVVKPVKKIIEQERIVPITEHRDVPIEKVKFVPKIETVELIREIPKVIDVPVPYNVPKVEYVDKPYVVPEYRDVQVAVPVRKKVTPVYHYQGEPEVIDVPIHRPYFVIHDHITFKPASQPIAENMKVVGVRPIDLNGLSESERVEAQNRLRNAVRNPIPDGGNVVHSPSSAQASPVVDTTNVVMAPQSYAPNVAQHISTNVELPPKAMATPMEPHFGIAKTPSRKSDRPTGSIETIIYKNHKNAPVSPMSDIGHGDVYPRSSNNTPRMIS; encoded by the exons ATGGATACCCCTGATTCTCTTGATATTTCCCGCAGAGACTCTACGTCTGAGGTAATTCCGCAAGATATGAACAAAGATAGGACGGAAGAAAAACCAGAAAAATCACAAAACTCATTTTATGAGTGTCCAACGGCGGCCTGCTCCATCGCATCCGTCAATGCTCTGCAGGAGCCGGATAATCCATCCACACCTGATTTAAACAATGAATATAGCCTGGAAGGCTTCGAGGATGATCGTGTAGACGTTTCACAAGTTTCATCTACAACAACATTTTATAATTCGCAACGTATTAGTGGTTTATCTTCTGAGGGCGACTCTGTCAGCTACTCTACATTACAACGAGCACAAGGGGGTTACTTTGCTGGTTCACCCACTACTCTTCTTCAAGGGGCCCCGGTAGAATCTGAACGTCCCCGTAGTTTCATTAACCGTCCACTGCTGAGTGGCAGTGCTCCGTTGGATCAACAACCTCCTGTCTTAAGGATGTTAATGGCGAGTCCATCTTCAACACCCAAGGTAAGTATTGGCGGCAGGTTATTAAATGCTGAATCAACCGTATTTACCATGGATGCTGATTCTTCCGTTTCTAGGACTATGGAGCCTACAGTCACACAACTGCCCGCTACTAGGCACAGTGAAATAAGTCCAGTTAATCGACCAAATTCTTCTGTTTCACCAGCTGTAAAGGATTACTCTCGTGCAATTGAATGCGGAAACTCATCTGAGACCTCTTTTGTCCATGAAGGATATGACACTATACAAATCCCCCGCTATCGACCAGTAGAAGTAATAGATAAGGTGGTCGAGGTGCCAGTGGTTCATCATGTGGATACATATGTCCCTAAAAAGGAAATCCAAGAAATAGAAAGTATTGTAAAAAAACCGTACATCAAATATGTTGATAAGATAGTGGAAGTACCGGAGATACATTACACCGATAAAATTGTAGAAGTACCTGAATATCACGAGGTCACTAAAACGGTAACCAAAGTGGAAGTACAAGAACGTGTAAAATATATGCCAAAGGTTGAGGTAAAGGTGGTACCCAAATATGTAGAGGTTCCCGTGGTCAAAATTGTCGATAGATATGAAGAATACGAAGAG GTGGAAGAAATTGTAAAGGAAGTTGAAAAGATCGAAATTGTAGAGGTGCCACGTGAAGTGGTAAAACACGTTGTTAAACCGGTGAAGAAGATTATTGAACAGGAACGTATTGTACCGATTACAGAG CATCGAGATGTGCCCATTGAGAAGGTCAAGTTCGTCCCAAAGATCGAAACGGTTGAGCTAATTCGAGAGATTCCGAAAGTCATAGACGTCCCAGTGCCATACAATGTACCAAAAGTGGAATATGTCGATAAGCCTTATGTAGTTCCCGAATACAGGGATGTTCAAGTCGCGGTACCCGTAAGGAAGAAGGTAACTCCGGTCTATCACTATCAAGGTGAACCGGAGGTTATTGACGTTCCTATCCATAGGCCTTATTTTGTGATACATGATCACATAACATTCAAGCCAGCGTCACAACCCATCGCTGAGAATATGAAGGTAGTAGGTGTTAGGCCTATTGATCTTAATGGGCTAAGTGAATCAGAAAGGGTCGAAGCGCAAAATCGATTACGAAACGCAGTGAGGAACCCTATCCCAGATGGTGGGAATGTTGTACATAGCCCTTCGTCAGCTCAGGCATCTCCAGTTGTGGACACAACCAATGTGGTTATGGCACCGCAATCATACGCGCCAAATGTTGCCCAACACATATCAACTAATGTGGAACTACCTCCAAAAGCTATGGCTACTCCAATGGAACCACACTTTGGCATAGCAAAAACACCAAGCAGGAAGAGCGACCGCCCTACGGGATCTATCGAAaccattatatacaaaaaccATAAAAATGCTCCTGTATCACCAATGTCTGACATTGGACATGGCGATGTATATCCACGGTCGAGTAACAATACTCCTAGAATGATATCATAG